In the Arachis ipaensis cultivar K30076 chromosome B10, Araip1.1, whole genome shotgun sequence genome, one interval contains:
- the LOC107621895 gene encoding U11/U12 small nuclear ribonucleoprotein 59 kDa protein-like isoform X2, translating to MNPFHFQSVPPPHPLGPPQFPMLPPDPPNSSLFWQNRNVCEHLRELQDILNLAKAMQKELEMLMMIKDGKVSLEDVKHGSNEPYLPGFLECLQDRRVNIESQESLAVEAANYLMSKLRSQLEPFRYVANEVSPWEEKSAAAKFANKVYKSKRNKRWRKKKRKRIAEMLAKSFLYQKIKNIGAGGISLH from the exons ATGAATCCATTTCATTTTCAGTCTGTACCACCACCTCATCCTCTTGGACCTCCTCAGTTTCCAATGTTACCTCCTGATCCACCAAATTCAAGTTTATTTTGGCAAAACCGAAATGTTTGTGAACACCTCAGAGAATTGCAGGACATTCTTAATCTTGCAAAGGcaat GCAAAAGGAGCTAGAGATgttgatgatgatcaaagatggtAAAGTGTCTTTAGAAGATGTGAAACATGGATCTAATGAACCTTACCTCCCTGGTTTTCTAGAATGTTTGCAAGACAGAAGGGTTAATATAGAATCCCAAGAATCGTTGGCAGTTGAAGCAGCTAATTATTTGATGTCAAAGCTAAGATCTCAGCTGGAGCCATTCAGATATGTTGCGAATGAAGTAAGTCCATGGGAGGAGAAATCTGCGGCTGCAAAGTTTGCGAATAAAGTGTACAAGTCCAAAAGAAATAAGCGCTggcggaagaagaaaaggaagcgtATTGCAGAAATGCTGGCAAAG TCCTTTctttatcaaaaaataaaaaatataggagCGGGAGGAATTTCATTGCATTGA
- the LOC107621895 gene encoding U11/U12 small nuclear ribonucleoprotein 59 kDa protein-like isoform X1, with product MNPFHFQSVPPPHPLGPPQFPMLPPDPPNSSLFWQNRNVCEHLRELQDILNLAKAMQKELEMLMMIKDGKVSLEDVKHGSNEPYLPGFLECLQDRRVNIESQESLAVEAANYLMSKLRSQLEPFRYVANEVSPWEEKSAAAKFANKVYKSKRNKRWRKKKRKRIAEMLAKEREEFHCIDREADEWRAREISKDVANCKVEKMKEIAKIKAKEEKRKLEAELEMLLVRRSFKNYAP from the exons ATGAATCCATTTCATTTTCAGTCTGTACCACCACCTCATCCTCTTGGACCTCCTCAGTTTCCAATGTTACCTCCTGATCCACCAAATTCAAGTTTATTTTGGCAAAACCGAAATGTTTGTGAACACCTCAGAGAATTGCAGGACATTCTTAATCTTGCAAAGGcaat GCAAAAGGAGCTAGAGATgttgatgatgatcaaagatggtAAAGTGTCTTTAGAAGATGTGAAACATGGATCTAATGAACCTTACCTCCCTGGTTTTCTAGAATGTTTGCAAGACAGAAGGGTTAATATAGAATCCCAAGAATCGTTGGCAGTTGAAGCAGCTAATTATTTGATGTCAAAGCTAAGATCTCAGCTGGAGCCATTCAGATATGTTGCGAATGAAGTAAGTCCATGGGAGGAGAAATCTGCGGCTGCAAAGTTTGCGAATAAAGTGTACAAGTCCAAAAGAAATAAGCGCTggcggaagaagaaaaggaagcgtATTGCAGAAATGCTGGCAAAG gagCGGGAGGAATTTCATTGCATTGACCGAGAAGCTGATGAATGGAGAGCAAGGGAGATTTCAAAGGATGTTGCAAACTGCAAG GTGGAAAAGATGAAGGAAATTGCTAAGATTAAAgccaaagaagagaagaggaaattAGAGGCTGAG CTTGAAATGCTCTTGGTTAGGAGAAGCTTCAAGAATTACGCTCCATAA